Proteins from a genomic interval of Apteryx mantelli isolate bAptMan1 chromosome 5, bAptMan1.hap1, whole genome shotgun sequence:
- the COMMD8 gene encoding COMM domain-containing protein 8 gives MLRLLEKLPPGQALEFLHKIVDGICGRAYPRYQDYGGIWNLMEWMEVLEETMTYLKTTVGKNISDEEAAEQMNALNSNYQEAITKCLKGRKEEIRNALVERVNAISSAQLQDFDWQLKLALSSDKISMLQMPLLNLDLDVRENGEIKPISIEMNKEELQNLINALEAANKVVLQLK, from the exons ATGCTGcggctgctggagaagctgccgcCGGGCCAGGCCCTGGAG TTCCTTCATAAAATAGTTGATGGCATATGTGGCCGTGCATATCCTCGCTACCAGGATTATGGTGGTATCTGGAACTTGATGGAGTGGATGGAGGTTTTAGAAGAAACAATGACATATTTGAAAACCACAGTTGGCAAAAACATATCTGATGAAGAG GCTGCTGAACAGATGAATGCATTAAATTCAAACTATCAAGAAGCAATCACAAAATGTCTAaaaggcagaaaggaagaaatcagGAATGCATTAGTAGAAAGAGTAAATGCAATCTCTTCTGCCCAGCTGCAGGATTTTGACTGGCAGTTAAAG CTTGCTCTCTCCAGTGATAAAATCTCCATGCTGCAAATGCCACTTCTCAATCTTGATTTGGATGTGAGAGAAAATGGTGAAATTAAACCAATCTCTATAGAAATGAATAAGGAAGAGTTACAGAACctaataaatgcattagaagcTGCTAATAAG GTTGTCTTGCAACTGAAGTGA